CTGGATGCCAATGTTTTTATCAACGTGCCGGTCGCCAAGAATCACGGCCTCACCAGGGTCACAGCCGGGCTGAAGAACGTCATGGGGGTGATGGGCAGGAATCGCGGTTCCATCCACCGCAAGATAGACGAGTCCCTCGCCGATGTGAACAGGGTGCTGAAGAGCCACCTGGTGGTCGTGGACGCCACAAGGATATTGACGGACAACGGGCCGCAAGGGGGGAACCTTGCGGACGTGAAGATCCTTAACAAGGTCCTCGCCTCCACCGACATCGTCGCGATCGACGCCTATGCCACCACCCTTTTCGGGCTGAAGCCGGAGGATATCGCGGTGACTGTGGCGGCGCACAGGCGCGGCCTTGGGGAGATCGACCTGAAGAAAGTGCGCCTTATGCAGGTGTAGGGGGTAGATGAGCTTATGAAGAAAATGCGGATGGCGCGCGTAAGCCAACTCCTCTTCCTTTTCATCTTTTTCGCTCTCTTTGTCAGCACCGAGTATCGCGGCAGTGACACCGTCCCTGCCGCCATCAACAGCTTTTTCAGAAGCGACCCTCTTGTCCTCGCAACATACCTCGCTGCCGCGCGCTCCTTTACCTGGCTCCTTTTCCCCGCCCTCTTGATGCTCCTCTTCACAGCGCTCCTCGGGCGCTTTTTCTGCGGCTGGATCTGTCCGCTCGGCACGATCCTCGACCTCGTCACCGGCCGCATCAGGAAATCGGGGCCGATCCAGCTTCTCAAGGGGAACTTCAAGTATTGGCTGTTACTCCCGCTCCTTTTCGCGGCTCTCTTCCGGGTCAATCTCGCAGGGCTTCTCGACCCGCTGGCGATTCTTGTGCGTGGACTGACATTTTTCCTGTACCCCCTCATCGGCGACACGGCACGGCAGGGGTGGGTCGGGGTGTATCGCCTGATCGGCGCACGCCGCGATCACATCGCGCCCGCCTACAACCTGCTGCACGACTACCTGCTTCCCTTCCGCGAGACCTTTTACCCGCTCGCCTTCCTCTCCGCGCTGATGCTCGGCGGGATCATCTTCCTTGAGCGATACGAGAGGCGCAACTGGTGCAGAAACATCTGCCCGCTCGGCACGCTCCTAGGTCTTCTGTCACGTTTCTCTATTTTCAGCCGCGTCCCTGCCACCCTTTGCGACGACTGCGCAAAGTGCAAGAGCGCCTGTCCGTCGACGTTTCGCGAGGGGGTGCAGCTAAAGGAAGAGTGCCTCCTGTGCCTGGAGTGCGTCGACTGGTGCCGGCAGCGGAAGGCGCATTTCGTTCTTGAGCCCCCTCGCCGGGAGGGGCGTCCCTTCCTTCCGGAGCGCCGGGTACTGATCGGCGGCGCTCTTTCCGGTTTTCTCCTCGCCGGTGCCTTCCGCTTCCGCTCCCCGGAGGCAAATGCGCGAATGTTGCGCCCTCCTGGGGTGAAGGATGAGGATGAATTCCTCGATAAATGTGTGCGTTGCGGGGAGTGCATGAAGGTGTGCTTGAAGGGTGCGCTGTACCCCTCCGTGCTGCACGGCGGCGTTGGAGGGATCTTTACTCCCATGATGATCCCGAGGCTCGGATACTGCGAGTATAACTGCACATTGTGCGGGCAAGTATGCCCCACTGCGGCGATTCCGAGCCTGCCGGTCGAGGAGAAGAGGCGGGCGGTGATAGGGAAGGCTTCGTTTGACAAGAATGTCTGCCTCCCTTTCGCGAAGAAGACAAATTGCATTGTGTGCGAGGAGCACTGTCCGATGCCGAAGAAGGCGATTCAGGCCGAGACGGTGCGGACGACGGATCTGAACGGGAAGCCGGTCGAGCTGAAGCAGCCGTATGTAGTGGACGATCTTTGCAACGGGTGCGGGATATGCGAGAACGTCTGCCCGTTGGAGGGTAAGGCAGGGATCGAGGTGCTCGCGGTGCATGACAAGACGCCGCTGAAGGTGGCGGCCGGGGAGGCACAGCAGCAGGAGTGGGCGGATCCGTACCAGTAAAAGAGTTGCCGCATATCGCCGTGATCTTGCCTCCTTGATCTGAGGGAAGACTCTGTGATCTCATGCTAGACTTCCAGATGAAGCAGCACATGCTGCTTCGACAGTTCCAGTGGAGGTGACAGATGAGATCGGTGGTGTGGAGCTTTCTATTTCTTCTCGTGGCTCAGACAGTGGAGGCGAAGCTCGTGACGAAGACGGTGACCTACCGGCAGGGCGGCGCGGTGCTGGAAGGATACGTGGCCTATGACGACTCGGTGAAAGGGAAGCGCCCGGGAATCCTGGTCTTTCACGAATGGACCGGGATCGGGCCCTATGTAAAGAAGCGGGTCGACCAGCTGGCGGTAATGGGGTATGTGGCGTTTGCGGCGGATGTCTATGGCCAGGGAATCCGCCCCGCCACTCCGGAGGCTGCCGCCAAGGAAGCAGGGAAGTACAAGGCCGACCGGAAGCTCCTCCGGGACCGCGGTAGGGCTGCCCTTGATGAACTACGTAAGATGCCGGAAGTCGATCCGACCCGTCTGGCCGCCATCGGCTACTGCTTTGGAGGAACCGCCGCCCTTGAACTGGCGCGAAGCGGGGCACCGCTTGCCGGCGTCGTCTCCTTCCACGGCGGCCTCGATACTCCCGTTCCCGCGGATGCGCTGAACATAAGGGGGAAGATTCTGGTGCTTCATGGCGCGGACGATCCAATCGTGCCGCATGATCAGGTCGTAGCCTTCCAGCAAGAGATGCGTCTTGCCCGGGTCGACTGGCAGATGATCTCCTACGGTGGCGCGGTCCACAGCTTCACCAATCCCGATTCAGGAAATGACCCTGCCAAGGGTGTAGCGTACAACCAGTCAGCCGACCGGCGCTCGTGGGAGCATATGAAGCTCTTCTTCTCCGAGATCTTCCGCAGGTAAATACGCCGCTGCATCCCTCTGTGTCTGGGGTCATGTGTGGGGTCAGGCTTTGCATTTGGGGATTTCAGTATACTCCCCCGAGTATCGTCAAATCGCAAAATGCGAAGCTTGCCCTCGCACCCCTTCCTGACCCCGCACCCTAGGTAAATACGCCGCTGCATCCCTCTTCATCTATGGGGGCACATCTGTGGCGTCACACCATCTGTGGGGTCAGGCTTCGCAGTTGAGGAGTTCAGTAAGAGTTTTCCCCCGACCTTTTTGTCAAATCGCATAATGCAAAGCCTGCCCCCGCACTCCTCTATCCCCCGAGTATCGTCAAATCGCAAAATGCAAAGCCTGACCCCGCTCCTGACCCCGCACCTACGCAACCCTCTTAATGCACCGCGGCTCCCTCCGCCCTTGACTTCCACACCACCTCGGGGCTATAACCTCCTATTCCGGCAATTACGGTTTCACAACTCCCTGCCGTTACGTCTCTTTTGTGCACTTCGTCCCGCTCTGTCGGGATTTCTTCAAGCTTTCCTGGAGGGGCTCCCTGCATGTCCGTTCGCTTCATCCACACCTCCGACATTCACCTCGGGAAAACCTACCGCTCTTCTGGCTGCGAGGCGGAACGCTACCGCGATTTCTTCCATGTCCTCTCCGGTATCGTGGCGGACGCTGTTGCCGAAAAGGTGGACTTCGTCCTCATTGGCGGCGATCTCTTCCATACCGGCCAGATCCTCCCCAGGACCTTCGCAAGGACGATCGAAACGCTGCAGCCGCTGCGCGATGCCGGTATCCCCTGCGTCGCGGTGGAAGGGAACCACGACTGGATCCACCGTCGCGACAGCGTCTCCTGGATGGAGGCTCTCTCCCAGCTCGGGTACATCCGCCTCCTGCGCCCGGCCCGCACCGAGGCCGGCGGCTACCGCTTCGACACCTTTGACGCTGAAACCGGGAGCGGCGGCCACATCGAGATCGCCGGGGTCAACATCTACGGGCAAGGATATGTCGGCTCCCAGGCGGGAGCGCACGTGGAGCGGATTTGCGAGGCGATCACCACCAGCCGCAACATCCTTCTCTTCCACGTCGGCATCTGGTCGTACTCGCCGGTGGAGATAGGCAACATGCACCCGGACGAGGCGCTGCCGCTGGCGTCGTGCTTCGATTACCTGGCGCTCGGGCACGGGCACAAGCCGTACCTCGTGCACACTCCCGAAGGCCGTCCCTTCGCCTTCAACCCCGGCGCTCCGGAGTGCGTGAACTTCGGGGAGGAGCGTTACCCCAAGGGATACTACCTTGTGACGCTGCAGCCGTGCGGCACGGCGGAGCACCAGTTCCGCGAGACGTCCCCCCGGCCGATGATCGTCTCATCGATAGATCTCGACGGCGCCGACTGTGTGGAGACGGCGCTATCGCGACTCACGGAGCAGCTCCAGAAAAAACTGGCGGGGCGGGATGATCCACGCCGGCTTCTCCTGGAGCTGCGCCTTTCGGGGCGCGTGCGCTTCCACCCCTTCGAGCTGGGACGCGAGAGGTTGAAGCTCGCGGTGGAGTCGATTTGCGACCCCCTCCACATCGAGGTGAAGAACAATCTCTCGCTCGTTGCCCGAAGCGGCGAAGGAGAGACGGTGAAAAAGAGCCTCGCGGACATAGAGCGCGACGTCCTTTCCGAGCTCATAGCCGCCAAAAGCTCCTACCAGGGGCGCGAGGAAGAGCTTGTCCGCCTCTGTCTCGACCTGCGGGACCGGGTTCTGAAGGGTGACGTGGAGGGTGAGGAACTCCTCGGCCTCCTCTCCAACGGGAGAACGAACGGATGCTGATACTGTCGCTGGAGCTGAAGAATATCAAGTCGCACCGCGACACCGTCCTTTCCTTTTCCGCGGGAATCAACGTCCTGTGCGGGCCAAACGGCGTCGGCAAGAGCACCATCTTCGAGGCGATCGGTTATTGCCTCTTCGGGGTCAATGCCCAGGACTTCGTCTCGCGCGCGGAGCGTTTCCTCTCCATAGGAGCCAAAAAAGGGGAGATCAGCGTCGTCTTCCAGCCAGCCGATGGCGAGCTCTACCGTGCCACCCGCACGGTGGGAGCGGCGGCGAAGTGGCTTCTGGCGAAGAAGGTGGGGGATGTCTTCGAGGTGGAGGATCACGCCAATCTGCAGGAGACGGAGGCGCGCATCGCCACGCTCCTTGGGCTGAACAACGGCCGTCCGCTCGCTGACCAGTTCAAGCTCGTCATCGGGCCGTTCCAGAACGATTTCCTGGGGC
The DNA window shown above is from Geomonas sp. RF6 and carries:
- a CDS encoding 4Fe-4S binding protein, translated to MKKMRMARVSQLLFLFIFFALFVSTEYRGSDTVPAAINSFFRSDPLVLATYLAAARSFTWLLFPALLMLLFTALLGRFFCGWICPLGTILDLVTGRIRKSGPIQLLKGNFKYWLLLPLLFAALFRVNLAGLLDPLAILVRGLTFFLYPLIGDTARQGWVGVYRLIGARRDHIAPAYNLLHDYLLPFRETFYPLAFLSALMLGGIIFLERYERRNWCRNICPLGTLLGLLSRFSIFSRVPATLCDDCAKCKSACPSTFREGVQLKEECLLCLECVDWCRQRKAHFVLEPPRREGRPFLPERRVLIGGALSGFLLAGAFRFRSPEANARMLRPPGVKDEDEFLDKCVRCGECMKVCLKGALYPSVLHGGVGGIFTPMMIPRLGYCEYNCTLCGQVCPTAAIPSLPVEEKRRAVIGKASFDKNVCLPFAKKTNCIVCEEHCPMPKKAIQAETVRTTDLNGKPVELKQPYVVDDLCNGCGICENVCPLEGKAGIEVLAVHDKTPLKVAAGEAQQQEWADPYQ
- a CDS encoding dienelactone hydrolase family protein, translating into MRSVVWSFLFLLVAQTVEAKLVTKTVTYRQGGAVLEGYVAYDDSVKGKRPGILVFHEWTGIGPYVKKRVDQLAVMGYVAFAADVYGQGIRPATPEAAAKEAGKYKADRKLLRDRGRAALDELRKMPEVDPTRLAAIGYCFGGTAALELARSGAPLAGVVSFHGGLDTPVPADALNIRGKILVLHGADDPIVPHDQVVAFQQEMRLARVDWQMISYGGAVHSFTNPDSGNDPAKGVAYNQSADRRSWEHMKLFFSEIFRR
- a CDS encoding metallophosphoesterase family protein; the encoded protein is MSVRFIHTSDIHLGKTYRSSGCEAERYRDFFHVLSGIVADAVAEKVDFVLIGGDLFHTGQILPRTFARTIETLQPLRDAGIPCVAVEGNHDWIHRRDSVSWMEALSQLGYIRLLRPARTEAGGYRFDTFDAETGSGGHIEIAGVNIYGQGYVGSQAGAHVERICEAITTSRNILLFHVGIWSYSPVEIGNMHPDEALPLASCFDYLALGHGHKPYLVHTPEGRPFAFNPGAPECVNFGEERYPKGYYLVTLQPCGTAEHQFRETSPRPMIVSSIDLDGADCVETALSRLTEQLQKKLAGRDDPRRLLLELRLSGRVRFHPFELGRERLKLAVESICDPLHIEVKNNLSLVARSGEGETVKKSLADIERDVLSELIAAKSSYQGREEELVRLCLDLRDRVLKGDVEGEELLGLLSNGRTNGC